tttttctttttcaatgaGTCTCCTGCAGCAGACGAGCACTGGCGTGTCATTTTCTATAGTTTATCTTTGAGATGTCGGGATCCTTCATGTGAGATAAACCTACTGAATTAGGTATTCAGCTCATTGGAGTTGTGCTGTATATCCTTCAGACTACAGATTATGTTTAACAAGAACATGTTGGGTTTTATAGACTTAGCTGTATATAGTCATAATTATACAGTATAAAGTCTATAAGCTCTTTCTGACTGTAAAACTGGGTTTCTGAGTTTAAAGTTTGActttaattcagttttaatgTTTGTATTTAGACTTAGTTTTGTGCTTTTATGTTTGAATTCTGAGCATAAACACAGAATTCAGATTATTTTATGCAGCAGTGAGTTTATGTTGACTCAAAGTTCAAAGACCAATTTTTGAATTTAATTCTGGATTTTAAGTCTTAAGGTTGAACTTGAGTTCAAGGTTTATATATTTCATATGTTATATTTAATACTTATTATAAGGAAGCAAGTGAAAATGCTTTTGATATTCATATAATATGCTTATAATTTGCTACCAAGGTATTTTATTATAAGTATTATAAGTGTATTATGGTAATACAGAATTCAGTCTGCAAAATGACATAAGATTATTAGTTCATAGTCATGTGTTAGcctgctttctttttttatacttcctatatttcatttttatgcTTTGTGCACCAACAGTGTCTCTGATTTCTTAGATTGGAAGCAGTAGAGAGAGCAGCTATCGTTTTACATGTGCAAACCTGTGTTTTCTGCGTCAGCCTCTTTGTGATTCTAATCTTGTCTTAGATCACTGTCACTCAgtttttcctcccttttctttATCTTTCAGGTGGTAAGGGCTCGTCTGGAGGAGCAGGGTGTTGTGGTACGTGACGTTAAGCTGAACGGCTCGGCGGCCAGCCACGTCCTTCACCAGGATAATGGCCTAGGCTACAAAGACCTGGACCTGATCTTTGGCCTGAGTCTGACAGATGACAAAACCTTCCGGCTGGTGAAGGACGTGGTGCTGGACTGCCTGGTGGACTTCTTGCCTGAAGGGGTATGCAGGGAGAGGATCACTGCCCTCGCCCTGAAGGAGGCCTACGTGCAGAAACTGGTGAAAGTTTGTAacgagacagacaggtggagccTCATCTCCCTGTCCAACAACACCGGCAAGAATGTGGAGCTCAAGTTTGTGGACACCCTAAGAAGGCAGTTCGAGTTTAGCGTTGACTCCTTCCAAATCACTCTGGACTCGTTGCTGCTCTTTGACCGCTGCTCAGAGACTGCCATGTCCGAGGCCTTCCACCCTACGGTGCAGGGGGAGAGCATGTACGGTGACTTTGAAGAAGCTCTGGGTCACCTCCGCTCCAAGACTATCGCTACCCGTAGCCCAGAAGAGATTAGGGGCGGCGGGCTTCTCAagtactgccacctgctggtgcgtgGTTTTCGGCCTTCATCCGAGTCTCAGATGAAACAGATGCAGCGCTACATGTGTTCACGCTTCTTCATTGACTTCCCCGACATAAGCGAGCAGCAGAGGAAACTGGAAGGGTACCTGCAGAACCACTTTGCTGGCATGGAGCACAAACGCTACGAGTACCTGGTGACACTGAGGCGGGTGGTGGACGAGAGCACTGTGTGCCTGATGGGCCATGAGCGCCGGCAAACGCTGGCTCTCATTTCTGCCCTGGCGTTGCGCGTAATGGCCGAACAGAACGCTATCCCCGCTCTGTCTAACATCACCTGCTACTACCAGCCCGCCCCTTACGTCAGAGATGTCAACTTCAGCAACTACTACGTGGCCCAGGTTCAGTCACCGATGGCTGCGTGCAGTAACTCTTatcaaacatggctgccttgCAGCTGAGCATTGACTTTACAGACATTGCTGAACATTTGTTTTCCACGGTGTCCACAGAGAGTGTAAAAGCAAGGCGTTCTGGCTCTGGAAACAATCCTCTGTCATTCTACCCAGCATGATCATCCACTGAATCTGGACTTCTTTGATTTCCTGAAGGTCTGACAGAACTGACTCTGAAATTTCTCATGTGAGAAATGCCTGCATTTAATTTGTACTCCATTTAAATTTCTATGCGTCTTGAAGTGAGAAGAGACGGTCTGTCCTGCTCTGTATGATCTTGTGTTTCCATGCAGCTGAAtctattgtgtgtctgtttataatggcagcagctgctgttgtgacACACTAATATTTAAAATGGCAAGAGACAGCGCCAAACCAGCTGCAAGAACATCCCCATGCTGTACCAAGAAATGTGGCTGAAAAACTTCCAGTTGATTTTAAAAACAGTAATTTGGCGAGCCAGAATGAcatgttgggtttttttttatggaCGATAAGGGGGCTTGGAGAGGGGGTGCTTGGTATGTATGTAGCAATGTGGTTAGTGgataaaaagttatttttattgCCAAAATTTTATATCTTGATCCATTCCACTAAGTTATActgctgtaaaaataacaacaacaaaaaattgtCATTGGAGCCATTGTgattactttgtttttattctgttctCGTTTCATAACCAGTGTATGGAAATAAATGAAGAGTTGTTGAAGGTTTGTAATAAACTgtaaatactgttttttttagttctgTCTGTGGTTTCAGC
This region of Parambassis ranga chromosome 2, fParRan2.1, whole genome shotgun sequence genomic DNA includes:
- the tent5bb gene encoding terminal nucleotidyltransferase 5Bb, whose product is MSTGDASEQCRRVSLLSWDQVRRLDSILGESVPIHGRGNFPTLSVQPRQIVQVVRARLEEQGVVVRDVKLNGSAASHVLHQDNGLGYKDLDLIFGLSLTDDKTFRLVKDVVLDCLVDFLPEGVCRERITALALKEAYVQKLVKVCNETDRWSLISLSNNTGKNVELKFVDTLRRQFEFSVDSFQITLDSLLLFDRCSETAMSEAFHPTVQGESMYGDFEEALGHLRSKTIATRSPEEIRGGGLLKYCHLLVRGFRPSSESQMKQMQRYMCSRFFIDFPDISEQQRKLEGYLQNHFAGMEHKRYEYLVTLRRVVDESTVCLMGHERRQTLALISALALRVMAEQNAIPALSNITCYYQPAPYVRDVNFSNYYVAQVQSPMAACSNSYQTWLPCS